A single Musa acuminata AAA Group cultivar baxijiao chromosome BXJ2-1, Cavendish_Baxijiao_AAA, whole genome shotgun sequence DNA region contains:
- the LOC135582249 gene encoding protein MLN51 homolog isoform X6: MATRREDAEYESDPEDAPLPSMRRREASDDEDGMASDGGGKPVRKDPRAGIGSDGESDGQGGAQVYDDEADEEEDEMEEYYDEEEEYGEMDEELEMEDEVVEEGGHRAASVKEEGIKDVRQSLEYEGQGDGDRRSSGNAMEHPDENQVEDEEEKKKENEPYAVPTAGAFYMHDDRFQDNGRGRRRRMFGGRKLWDPKDERAWVHDRFEEMNLQDAQYDEERMRSRGRFRGRGGGKSRGASRGYGRGSRHRDYSDVVNSQNRTSRTVRGRGPRRYEALPKNNRDIPASRQKQSPAKPQEPTTSASTRKQSSQTANVELDPVVPQKHSFASSLNSASPPFYPSGSSNSNQDILLMQKRDAQAGIINDSLSYSMHTEENSQSSQSSTLLRGKTVVDSVGHDRLYMSDSHRSVVGKTLASVHLQPSGFYPSPDNADISSSSRVQGTGINTAGPPNNQSASAVNHVGRVSAHTQAPNVQPSPAQTSFQPAVRVPAQQFIHRSVSGNQTSSSSPPPAGNSSEVGDVDSPPGSGKSRTSVVGKGKINNQGTGRSSFIYSGGQVLGATGAMGLAHGDQNFRTPALLPVMQFGGQHPSGLGVPAVGMALPGYVAQPQLGFGNSEMTWVPVLAGMPGALGASYCPPYLALDGNYYRPSGQNSSSASSKERILLSR; the protein is encoded by the exons ATGGCGACAAGGCGTGAGGACGCGGAGTACGAGAGCGATCCTGAGGACGCGCCGCTCCCCTCGATGCGGCGGAGGGAGGCCAGCGACGACGAGGACGGGATGGCATCCGACGGCGGGGGGAAGCCGGTGAGGAAGGACCCGAGGGCTGGGATCGGATCTGACGGAGAATCGGATGGCCAAGGTGGAGCACAGGTCTACGACGATGAAGCggatgaggaggaagatgagaTGGAGGAGTACTACGATGAGGAAGAGGAATATGGTGAAATGGATGAGGAATTGGAAATGGAAGATGAAGTCGTGGAAGAGGGAGGACATCGTGCTGCCTCGGTAAAGGAGGAGGGTATTAAGGACGTACGGCAGTCCCTGGAATATGAGGGCCAGGGAGATGGTGACCGGAGATCCAGTGGGAACGCAATGGAACACCCGGACGAGAATCAGgtggaagatgaggaggagaagaagaaggagaatgaGCCGTATGCTGTGCCCACTGCTGGGGCTTTCTACATGCATGATGACCGATTCCAGGACAATGGCAGGGGACGACGCAG GCGTATGTTTGGTGGGCGGAAGTTGTGGGATCCTAAGGATGAACGTGCCTGGGTGCATGATAGATTTGAAGAGATGAATCTGCAAGATGCACAATACGATGAG GAAAGAATGAGATCCAGGGGCCGTTTTAGAGGTCGAGGTGGTGGCAAAAGTCGGGGTGCTAGTCGTGGTTATGGTAGAGGCAGCAGACATCGCGATTACAGTGATGTTGTCAACAGTCAAAACCGTACCTCGAGGACTGTAAGAGGAAGAGGACCTAGGCGCTATGAAgctcttccaaagaacaatagAGACATTCCTGCCAGTCGACAGAAACA ATCACCTGCAAAACCTCAAGAGCCAACAACGAGTGCTAGTACAAGGAAACAATCCTCTCAAACTGCAAATGTGGAGTTGGACCCTGTTGTTCCTCAAAAGCATTCTTTTGCTTCAAGCCTAAATTCTGCTTCTCCCCCTTTTTACCCTTCTGGATCATCCAATTCCAACCAAGACATCTTGTTGATGCAGAAAAGAGATGCACAAGCTGGAATTATTAACGATAGCCTCTCCTATTCAATGCATACGGAAGAGAATTCTCAGTCATCTCAGTCTAGCACATTGCTGAGAGGAAAGACAGTTGTTGATTCTGTTGGCCATGATAGGTTGTATATGAGCGATTCCCACCGATCAGTTGTTGGAAAAACTTTGGCTAGTGTTCATTTGCAGCCTTCGGGGTTTTATCCATCACCTGATAATGCTGATATTTCATCCAGCTCCAGGGTCCAAGGAACAGGTATTAACACTGCTGGACCACCAAATAATCAATCTGCTTCTGCTGTTAACCATGTTGGAAGAGTTTCTGCACATACCCAGGCTCCAAATGTTCAGCCGAGCCCAGCTCAAACTTCTTTTCAACCTGCTGTACGGGTTCCTGCTCAGCAATTCATCCACCGTTCTGTCAGTGGAAATCAAACTTCATCTTCATCTCCACCTCCAGCAGGAAATTCATCTGAAGTTGGAGATGTTGATTCACCTCCAGGTTCAGGTAAATCCAGAACTTCAGTGGTTGGGAAGGGCAAAATTAACAATCAAGGAACTGGAAGAAGTTCGTTCATTTATAGTGGAGGCCAAGTTCTTGGAGCGACTGGGGCTATGGGCCTTGCCCATGGTGATCAAAACTTCCGCACTCCAGCACTCTTACCAG TTATGCAATTTGGAGGCCAGCATCCTAGTGGCCTTGGAGTCCCTGCTGTTGGTATGGCACTTCCTGGATATGTTGCTCAACCGCAGCTTGGTTTTGGGAATTCTGAAATGACATG GGTGCCAGTATTGGCGGGTATGCCTGGGGCTCTAGGGGCATCTTATTGTCCACCCTACCTTGCTCTTGATGGAAACTATTATCGTCCTTCAGGACAGAACTCATCATCAGCTTCCTCCAA AGAAAGAATTTTGCTAAGCAGGTAG
- the LOC135582249 gene encoding protein MLN51 homolog isoform X1, whose translation MATRREDAEYESDPEDAPLPSMRRREASDDEDGMASDGGGKPVRKDPRAGIGSDGESDGQGGAQVYDDEADEEEDEMEEYYDEEEEYGEMDEELEMEDEVVEEGGHRAASVKEEGIKDVRQSLEYEGQGDGDRRSSGNAMEHPDENQVEDEEEKKKENEPYAVPTAGAFYMHDDRFQDNGRGRRRRMFGGRKLWDPKDERAWVHDRFEEMNLQDAQYDEERMRSRGRFRGRGGGKSRGASRGYGRGSRHRDYSDVVNSQNRTSRTVRGRGPRRYEALPKNNRDIPASRQKQSPAKPQEPTTSASTRKQSSQTANVELDPVVPQKHSFASSLNSASPPFYPSGSSNSNQDILLMQKRDAQAGIINDSLSYSMHTEENSQSSQSSTLLRGKTVVDSVGHDRLYMSDSHRSVVGKTLASVHLQPSGFYPSPDNADISSSSRVQGTGINTAGPPNNQSASAVNHVGRVSAHTQAPNVQPSPAQTSFQPAVRVPAQQFIHRSVSGNQTSSSSPPPAGNSSEVGDVDSPPGSGKSRTSVVGKGKINNQGTGRSSFIYSGGQVLGATGAMGLAHGDQNFRTPALLPVMQFGGQHPSGLGVPAVGMALPGYVAQPQLGFGNSEMTWVPVLAGMPGALGASYCPPYLALDGNYYRPSGQNSSSASSKETTTSKPGTHMSQSDPVIDEAGRRQNKPRSRYSEMNFGQ comes from the exons ATGGCGACAAGGCGTGAGGACGCGGAGTACGAGAGCGATCCTGAGGACGCGCCGCTCCCCTCGATGCGGCGGAGGGAGGCCAGCGACGACGAGGACGGGATGGCATCCGACGGCGGGGGGAAGCCGGTGAGGAAGGACCCGAGGGCTGGGATCGGATCTGACGGAGAATCGGATGGCCAAGGTGGAGCACAGGTCTACGACGATGAAGCggatgaggaggaagatgagaTGGAGGAGTACTACGATGAGGAAGAGGAATATGGTGAAATGGATGAGGAATTGGAAATGGAAGATGAAGTCGTGGAAGAGGGAGGACATCGTGCTGCCTCGGTAAAGGAGGAGGGTATTAAGGACGTACGGCAGTCCCTGGAATATGAGGGCCAGGGAGATGGTGACCGGAGATCCAGTGGGAACGCAATGGAACACCCGGACGAGAATCAGgtggaagatgaggaggagaagaagaaggagaatgaGCCGTATGCTGTGCCCACTGCTGGGGCTTTCTACATGCATGATGACCGATTCCAGGACAATGGCAGGGGACGACGCAG GCGTATGTTTGGTGGGCGGAAGTTGTGGGATCCTAAGGATGAACGTGCCTGGGTGCATGATAGATTTGAAGAGATGAATCTGCAAGATGCACAATACGATGAG GAAAGAATGAGATCCAGGGGCCGTTTTAGAGGTCGAGGTGGTGGCAAAAGTCGGGGTGCTAGTCGTGGTTATGGTAGAGGCAGCAGACATCGCGATTACAGTGATGTTGTCAACAGTCAAAACCGTACCTCGAGGACTGTAAGAGGAAGAGGACCTAGGCGCTATGAAgctcttccaaagaacaatagAGACATTCCTGCCAGTCGACAGAAACA ATCACCTGCAAAACCTCAAGAGCCAACAACGAGTGCTAGTACAAGGAAACAATCCTCTCAAACTGCAAATGTGGAGTTGGACCCTGTTGTTCCTCAAAAGCATTCTTTTGCTTCAAGCCTAAATTCTGCTTCTCCCCCTTTTTACCCTTCTGGATCATCCAATTCCAACCAAGACATCTTGTTGATGCAGAAAAGAGATGCACAAGCTGGAATTATTAACGATAGCCTCTCCTATTCAATGCATACGGAAGAGAATTCTCAGTCATCTCAGTCTAGCACATTGCTGAGAGGAAAGACAGTTGTTGATTCTGTTGGCCATGATAGGTTGTATATGAGCGATTCCCACCGATCAGTTGTTGGAAAAACTTTGGCTAGTGTTCATTTGCAGCCTTCGGGGTTTTATCCATCACCTGATAATGCTGATATTTCATCCAGCTCCAGGGTCCAAGGAACAGGTATTAACACTGCTGGACCACCAAATAATCAATCTGCTTCTGCTGTTAACCATGTTGGAAGAGTTTCTGCACATACCCAGGCTCCAAATGTTCAGCCGAGCCCAGCTCAAACTTCTTTTCAACCTGCTGTACGGGTTCCTGCTCAGCAATTCATCCACCGTTCTGTCAGTGGAAATCAAACTTCATCTTCATCTCCACCTCCAGCAGGAAATTCATCTGAAGTTGGAGATGTTGATTCACCTCCAGGTTCAGGTAAATCCAGAACTTCAGTGGTTGGGAAGGGCAAAATTAACAATCAAGGAACTGGAAGAAGTTCGTTCATTTATAGTGGAGGCCAAGTTCTTGGAGCGACTGGGGCTATGGGCCTTGCCCATGGTGATCAAAACTTCCGCACTCCAGCACTCTTACCAG TTATGCAATTTGGAGGCCAGCATCCTAGTGGCCTTGGAGTCCCTGCTGTTGGTATGGCACTTCCTGGATATGTTGCTCAACCGCAGCTTGGTTTTGGGAATTCTGAAATGACATG GGTGCCAGTATTGGCGGGTATGCCTGGGGCTCTAGGGGCATCTTATTGTCCACCCTACCTTGCTCTTGATGGAAACTATTATCGTCCTTCAGGACAGAACTCATCATCAGCTTCCTCCAA AGAAACCACCACAAGCAAACCTGGTACTCATATGTCTCAGTCTG ATCCTGTAATTGATGAAGCTGGGCGGCGCCAGAATAAGCCTCGTAG CAGATATTCTGAGATGAACTTTGGCCAGTGA
- the LOC135582249 gene encoding protein MLN51 homolog isoform X2 — protein sequence MATRREDAEYESDPEDAPLPSMRRREASDDEDGMASDGGGKPVRKDPRAGIGSDGESDGQGGAQVYDDEADEEEDEMEEYYDEEEEYGEMDEELEMEDEVVEEGGHRAASVKEEGIKDVRQSLEYEGQGDGDRRSSGNAMEHPDENQVEDEEEKKKENEPYAVPTAGAFYMHDDRFQDNGRGRRRRMFGGRKLWDPKDERAWVHDRFEEMNLQDAQYDEERMRSRGRFRGRGGGKSRGASRGYGRGSRHRDYSDVVNSQNRTSRTVRGRGPRRYEALPKNNRDIPASRQKQSPAKPQEPTTSASTRKQSSQTANVELDPVVPQKHSFASSLNSASPPFYPSGSSNSNQDILLMQKRDAQAGIINDSLSYSMHTEENSQSSQSSTLLRGKTVVDSVGHDRLYMSDSHRSVVGKTLASVHLQPSGFYPSPDNADISSSSRVQGTGINTAGPPNNQSASAVNHVGRVSAHTQAPNVQPSPAQTSFQPAVRVPAQQFIHRSVSGNQTSSSSPPPAGNSSEVGDVDSPPGSGKSRTSVVGKGKINNQGTGRSSFIYSGGQVLGATGAMGLAHGDQNFRTPALLPVMQFGGQHPSGLGVPAVGMALPGYVAQPQLGFGNSEMTWVPVLAGMPGALGASYCPPYLALDGNYYRPSGQNSSSASSKETTTSKPGTHMSQSDPVIDEAGRRQNKPRRYSEMNFGQ from the exons ATGGCGACAAGGCGTGAGGACGCGGAGTACGAGAGCGATCCTGAGGACGCGCCGCTCCCCTCGATGCGGCGGAGGGAGGCCAGCGACGACGAGGACGGGATGGCATCCGACGGCGGGGGGAAGCCGGTGAGGAAGGACCCGAGGGCTGGGATCGGATCTGACGGAGAATCGGATGGCCAAGGTGGAGCACAGGTCTACGACGATGAAGCggatgaggaggaagatgagaTGGAGGAGTACTACGATGAGGAAGAGGAATATGGTGAAATGGATGAGGAATTGGAAATGGAAGATGAAGTCGTGGAAGAGGGAGGACATCGTGCTGCCTCGGTAAAGGAGGAGGGTATTAAGGACGTACGGCAGTCCCTGGAATATGAGGGCCAGGGAGATGGTGACCGGAGATCCAGTGGGAACGCAATGGAACACCCGGACGAGAATCAGgtggaagatgaggaggagaagaagaaggagaatgaGCCGTATGCTGTGCCCACTGCTGGGGCTTTCTACATGCATGATGACCGATTCCAGGACAATGGCAGGGGACGACGCAG GCGTATGTTTGGTGGGCGGAAGTTGTGGGATCCTAAGGATGAACGTGCCTGGGTGCATGATAGATTTGAAGAGATGAATCTGCAAGATGCACAATACGATGAG GAAAGAATGAGATCCAGGGGCCGTTTTAGAGGTCGAGGTGGTGGCAAAAGTCGGGGTGCTAGTCGTGGTTATGGTAGAGGCAGCAGACATCGCGATTACAGTGATGTTGTCAACAGTCAAAACCGTACCTCGAGGACTGTAAGAGGAAGAGGACCTAGGCGCTATGAAgctcttccaaagaacaatagAGACATTCCTGCCAGTCGACAGAAACA ATCACCTGCAAAACCTCAAGAGCCAACAACGAGTGCTAGTACAAGGAAACAATCCTCTCAAACTGCAAATGTGGAGTTGGACCCTGTTGTTCCTCAAAAGCATTCTTTTGCTTCAAGCCTAAATTCTGCTTCTCCCCCTTTTTACCCTTCTGGATCATCCAATTCCAACCAAGACATCTTGTTGATGCAGAAAAGAGATGCACAAGCTGGAATTATTAACGATAGCCTCTCCTATTCAATGCATACGGAAGAGAATTCTCAGTCATCTCAGTCTAGCACATTGCTGAGAGGAAAGACAGTTGTTGATTCTGTTGGCCATGATAGGTTGTATATGAGCGATTCCCACCGATCAGTTGTTGGAAAAACTTTGGCTAGTGTTCATTTGCAGCCTTCGGGGTTTTATCCATCACCTGATAATGCTGATATTTCATCCAGCTCCAGGGTCCAAGGAACAGGTATTAACACTGCTGGACCACCAAATAATCAATCTGCTTCTGCTGTTAACCATGTTGGAAGAGTTTCTGCACATACCCAGGCTCCAAATGTTCAGCCGAGCCCAGCTCAAACTTCTTTTCAACCTGCTGTACGGGTTCCTGCTCAGCAATTCATCCACCGTTCTGTCAGTGGAAATCAAACTTCATCTTCATCTCCACCTCCAGCAGGAAATTCATCTGAAGTTGGAGATGTTGATTCACCTCCAGGTTCAGGTAAATCCAGAACTTCAGTGGTTGGGAAGGGCAAAATTAACAATCAAGGAACTGGAAGAAGTTCGTTCATTTATAGTGGAGGCCAAGTTCTTGGAGCGACTGGGGCTATGGGCCTTGCCCATGGTGATCAAAACTTCCGCACTCCAGCACTCTTACCAG TTATGCAATTTGGAGGCCAGCATCCTAGTGGCCTTGGAGTCCCTGCTGTTGGTATGGCACTTCCTGGATATGTTGCTCAACCGCAGCTTGGTTTTGGGAATTCTGAAATGACATG GGTGCCAGTATTGGCGGGTATGCCTGGGGCTCTAGGGGCATCTTATTGTCCACCCTACCTTGCTCTTGATGGAAACTATTATCGTCCTTCAGGACAGAACTCATCATCAGCTTCCTCCAA AGAAACCACCACAAGCAAACCTGGTACTCATATGTCTCAGTCTG ATCCTGTAATTGATGAAGCTGGGCGGCGCCAGAATAAGCCTCGTAG ATATTCTGAGATGAACTTTGGCCAGTGA
- the LOC135582249 gene encoding protein MLN51 homolog isoform X3: MATRREDAEYESDPEDAPLPSMRRREASDDEDGMASDGGGKPVRKDPRAGIGSDGESDGQGGAQVYDDEADEEEDEMEEYYDEEEEYGEMDEELEMEDEVVEEGGHRAASVKEEGIKDVRQSLEYEGQGDGDRRSSGNAMEHPDENQVEDEEEKKKENEPYAVPTAGAFYMHDDRFQDNGRGRRRRMFGGRKLWDPKDERAWVHDRFEEMNLQDAQYDEERMRSRGRFRGRGGGKSRGASRGYGRGSRHRDYSDVVNSQNRTSRTVRGRGPRRYEALPKNNRDIPASRQKQSPAKPQEPTTSASTRKQSSQTANVELDPVVPQKHSFASSLNSASPPFYPSGSSNSNQDILLMQKRDAQAGIINDSLSYSMHTEENSQSSQSSTLLRGKTVVDSVGHDRLYMSDSHRSVVGKTLASVHLQPSGFYPSPDNADISSSSRVQGTGINTAGPPNNQSASAVNHVGRVSAHTQAPNVQPSPAQTSFQPAVRVPAQQFIHRSVSGNQTSSSSPPPAGNSSEVGDVDSPPGSGKSRTSVVGKGKINNQGTGRSSFIYSGGQVLGATGAMGLAHGDQNFRTPALLPVMQFGGQHPSGLGVPAVGMALPGYVAQPQLGFGNSEMTWVPVLAGMPGALGASYCPPYLALDGNYYRPSGQNSSSASSKETTTSKPDPVIDEAGRRQNKPRSRYSEMNFGQ, translated from the exons ATGGCGACAAGGCGTGAGGACGCGGAGTACGAGAGCGATCCTGAGGACGCGCCGCTCCCCTCGATGCGGCGGAGGGAGGCCAGCGACGACGAGGACGGGATGGCATCCGACGGCGGGGGGAAGCCGGTGAGGAAGGACCCGAGGGCTGGGATCGGATCTGACGGAGAATCGGATGGCCAAGGTGGAGCACAGGTCTACGACGATGAAGCggatgaggaggaagatgagaTGGAGGAGTACTACGATGAGGAAGAGGAATATGGTGAAATGGATGAGGAATTGGAAATGGAAGATGAAGTCGTGGAAGAGGGAGGACATCGTGCTGCCTCGGTAAAGGAGGAGGGTATTAAGGACGTACGGCAGTCCCTGGAATATGAGGGCCAGGGAGATGGTGACCGGAGATCCAGTGGGAACGCAATGGAACACCCGGACGAGAATCAGgtggaagatgaggaggagaagaagaaggagaatgaGCCGTATGCTGTGCCCACTGCTGGGGCTTTCTACATGCATGATGACCGATTCCAGGACAATGGCAGGGGACGACGCAG GCGTATGTTTGGTGGGCGGAAGTTGTGGGATCCTAAGGATGAACGTGCCTGGGTGCATGATAGATTTGAAGAGATGAATCTGCAAGATGCACAATACGATGAG GAAAGAATGAGATCCAGGGGCCGTTTTAGAGGTCGAGGTGGTGGCAAAAGTCGGGGTGCTAGTCGTGGTTATGGTAGAGGCAGCAGACATCGCGATTACAGTGATGTTGTCAACAGTCAAAACCGTACCTCGAGGACTGTAAGAGGAAGAGGACCTAGGCGCTATGAAgctcttccaaagaacaatagAGACATTCCTGCCAGTCGACAGAAACA ATCACCTGCAAAACCTCAAGAGCCAACAACGAGTGCTAGTACAAGGAAACAATCCTCTCAAACTGCAAATGTGGAGTTGGACCCTGTTGTTCCTCAAAAGCATTCTTTTGCTTCAAGCCTAAATTCTGCTTCTCCCCCTTTTTACCCTTCTGGATCATCCAATTCCAACCAAGACATCTTGTTGATGCAGAAAAGAGATGCACAAGCTGGAATTATTAACGATAGCCTCTCCTATTCAATGCATACGGAAGAGAATTCTCAGTCATCTCAGTCTAGCACATTGCTGAGAGGAAAGACAGTTGTTGATTCTGTTGGCCATGATAGGTTGTATATGAGCGATTCCCACCGATCAGTTGTTGGAAAAACTTTGGCTAGTGTTCATTTGCAGCCTTCGGGGTTTTATCCATCACCTGATAATGCTGATATTTCATCCAGCTCCAGGGTCCAAGGAACAGGTATTAACACTGCTGGACCACCAAATAATCAATCTGCTTCTGCTGTTAACCATGTTGGAAGAGTTTCTGCACATACCCAGGCTCCAAATGTTCAGCCGAGCCCAGCTCAAACTTCTTTTCAACCTGCTGTACGGGTTCCTGCTCAGCAATTCATCCACCGTTCTGTCAGTGGAAATCAAACTTCATCTTCATCTCCACCTCCAGCAGGAAATTCATCTGAAGTTGGAGATGTTGATTCACCTCCAGGTTCAGGTAAATCCAGAACTTCAGTGGTTGGGAAGGGCAAAATTAACAATCAAGGAACTGGAAGAAGTTCGTTCATTTATAGTGGAGGCCAAGTTCTTGGAGCGACTGGGGCTATGGGCCTTGCCCATGGTGATCAAAACTTCCGCACTCCAGCACTCTTACCAG TTATGCAATTTGGAGGCCAGCATCCTAGTGGCCTTGGAGTCCCTGCTGTTGGTATGGCACTTCCTGGATATGTTGCTCAACCGCAGCTTGGTTTTGGGAATTCTGAAATGACATG GGTGCCAGTATTGGCGGGTATGCCTGGGGCTCTAGGGGCATCTTATTGTCCACCCTACCTTGCTCTTGATGGAAACTATTATCGTCCTTCAGGACAGAACTCATCATCAGCTTCCTCCAA AGAAACCACCACAAGCAAACCTG ATCCTGTAATTGATGAAGCTGGGCGGCGCCAGAATAAGCCTCGTAG CAGATATTCTGAGATGAACTTTGGCCAGTGA
- the LOC135582249 gene encoding protein MLN51 homolog isoform X4, whose translation MATRREDAEYESDPEDAPLPSMRRREASDDEDGMASDGGGKPVRKDPRAGIGSDGESDGQGGAQVYDDEADEEEDEMEEYYDEEEEYGEMDEELEMEDEVVEEGGHRAASVKEEGIKDVRQSLEYEGQGDGDRRSSGNAMEHPDENQVEDEEEKKKENEPYAVPTAGAFYMHDDRFQDNGRGRRRRMFGGRKLWDPKDERAWVHDRFEEMNLQDAQYDEERMRSRGRFRGRGGGKSRGASRGYGRGSRHRDYSDVVNSQNRTSRTVRGRGPRRYEALPKNNRDIPASRQKQSPAKPQEPTTSASTRKQSSQTANVELDPVVPQKHSFASSLNSASPPFYPSGSSNSNQDILLMQKRDAQAGIINDSLSYSMHTEENSQSSQSSTLLRGKTVVDSVGHDRLYMSDSHRSVVGKTLASVHLQPSGFYPSPDNADISSSSRVQGTGINTAGPPNNQSASAVNHVGRVSAHTQAPNVQPSPAQTSFQPAVRVPAQQFIHRSVSGNQTSSSSPPPAGNSSEVGDVDSPPGSGKSRTSVVGKGKINNQGTGRSSFIYSGGQVLGATGAMGLAHGDQNFRTPALLPVMQFGGQHPSGLGVPAVGMALPGYVAQPQLGFGNSEMTWVPVLAGMPGALGASYCPPYLALDGNYYRPSGQNSSSASSKETTTSKPDPVIDEAGRRQNKPRRYSEMNFGQ comes from the exons ATGGCGACAAGGCGTGAGGACGCGGAGTACGAGAGCGATCCTGAGGACGCGCCGCTCCCCTCGATGCGGCGGAGGGAGGCCAGCGACGACGAGGACGGGATGGCATCCGACGGCGGGGGGAAGCCGGTGAGGAAGGACCCGAGGGCTGGGATCGGATCTGACGGAGAATCGGATGGCCAAGGTGGAGCACAGGTCTACGACGATGAAGCggatgaggaggaagatgagaTGGAGGAGTACTACGATGAGGAAGAGGAATATGGTGAAATGGATGAGGAATTGGAAATGGAAGATGAAGTCGTGGAAGAGGGAGGACATCGTGCTGCCTCGGTAAAGGAGGAGGGTATTAAGGACGTACGGCAGTCCCTGGAATATGAGGGCCAGGGAGATGGTGACCGGAGATCCAGTGGGAACGCAATGGAACACCCGGACGAGAATCAGgtggaagatgaggaggagaagaagaaggagaatgaGCCGTATGCTGTGCCCACTGCTGGGGCTTTCTACATGCATGATGACCGATTCCAGGACAATGGCAGGGGACGACGCAG GCGTATGTTTGGTGGGCGGAAGTTGTGGGATCCTAAGGATGAACGTGCCTGGGTGCATGATAGATTTGAAGAGATGAATCTGCAAGATGCACAATACGATGAG GAAAGAATGAGATCCAGGGGCCGTTTTAGAGGTCGAGGTGGTGGCAAAAGTCGGGGTGCTAGTCGTGGTTATGGTAGAGGCAGCAGACATCGCGATTACAGTGATGTTGTCAACAGTCAAAACCGTACCTCGAGGACTGTAAGAGGAAGAGGACCTAGGCGCTATGAAgctcttccaaagaacaatagAGACATTCCTGCCAGTCGACAGAAACA ATCACCTGCAAAACCTCAAGAGCCAACAACGAGTGCTAGTACAAGGAAACAATCCTCTCAAACTGCAAATGTGGAGTTGGACCCTGTTGTTCCTCAAAAGCATTCTTTTGCTTCAAGCCTAAATTCTGCTTCTCCCCCTTTTTACCCTTCTGGATCATCCAATTCCAACCAAGACATCTTGTTGATGCAGAAAAGAGATGCACAAGCTGGAATTATTAACGATAGCCTCTCCTATTCAATGCATACGGAAGAGAATTCTCAGTCATCTCAGTCTAGCACATTGCTGAGAGGAAAGACAGTTGTTGATTCTGTTGGCCATGATAGGTTGTATATGAGCGATTCCCACCGATCAGTTGTTGGAAAAACTTTGGCTAGTGTTCATTTGCAGCCTTCGGGGTTTTATCCATCACCTGATAATGCTGATATTTCATCCAGCTCCAGGGTCCAAGGAACAGGTATTAACACTGCTGGACCACCAAATAATCAATCTGCTTCTGCTGTTAACCATGTTGGAAGAGTTTCTGCACATACCCAGGCTCCAAATGTTCAGCCGAGCCCAGCTCAAACTTCTTTTCAACCTGCTGTACGGGTTCCTGCTCAGCAATTCATCCACCGTTCTGTCAGTGGAAATCAAACTTCATCTTCATCTCCACCTCCAGCAGGAAATTCATCTGAAGTTGGAGATGTTGATTCACCTCCAGGTTCAGGTAAATCCAGAACTTCAGTGGTTGGGAAGGGCAAAATTAACAATCAAGGAACTGGAAGAAGTTCGTTCATTTATAGTGGAGGCCAAGTTCTTGGAGCGACTGGGGCTATGGGCCTTGCCCATGGTGATCAAAACTTCCGCACTCCAGCACTCTTACCAG TTATGCAATTTGGAGGCCAGCATCCTAGTGGCCTTGGAGTCCCTGCTGTTGGTATGGCACTTCCTGGATATGTTGCTCAACCGCAGCTTGGTTTTGGGAATTCTGAAATGACATG GGTGCCAGTATTGGCGGGTATGCCTGGGGCTCTAGGGGCATCTTATTGTCCACCCTACCTTGCTCTTGATGGAAACTATTATCGTCCTTCAGGACAGAACTCATCATCAGCTTCCTCCAA AGAAACCACCACAAGCAAACCTG ATCCTGTAATTGATGAAGCTGGGCGGCGCCAGAATAAGCCTCGTAG ATATTCTGAGATGAACTTTGGCCAGTGA